In Panicum virgatum strain AP13 chromosome 5K, P.virgatum_v5, whole genome shotgun sequence, the genomic window GTAGAAGAAACTACAAGTGATGAAGAGGCTGAGATGTCTGAAATTAAAGTAGATTTGGAAGCGCTTGAGCATGATCCTGGGAAGCAGATTCCTATATCAAGGTATGATGTCAATTACCGAGATAGTGTCAGAAGGAGATATATTGAGTTAGGGCCATGTCAACCAAAGAATCATGATTTCAAATACAGAGATATAGATATAAGTGGTCATCCACGTCACTTttgccttgtttggtttgaggAGAATAAAtgtgtggcagtaccgccctaattaatccggctcaagtgcgctaaccatcatcttaaagataatcccggctaatacgcacttcaaacggagtaattcggcagtgctgtcgggtaaagtcccgaagaatccacctgagcgtcgatcgaacccaaagcttacatgcaacccacacgaaggtgagtccagagagtacaacatttcacaaatacattacattacagagtcttaacttaaattattacaaaccaagttcgaaatctccgaaaggtacttgaagttcgaattgaaagtagttcagagttcactgcagcggaaataaaacgagttctaaacaacgatacatgatgtcatgatgaagcccgtacatgacatcactcggcattgtaatcgttggccggagtcgtatcccactccaccgaccaaccaggcggtaaaacacacggccaagtcaaactagctatctgatcttcaaaagtatcacctgaaaacaaagtagagccacaagcaaggctgagtatactaatactcagcaaggcttacccgactaggatataattagccttctaactagacatgcaaggcttttggcttgaggggtttgtctttgccgaaaagcagtaaagagtaagtccttattttccgattttagctttcaagttctagtttgattaaccattctatattagcatctatcctaaagcatacatggtgaaaaacaattatttttcatcattcaatcatatttctcatcatcattgttccacttcttactctatgtggcaaaagggttaagcagtctcaatgtccgtgagagacggacgattcgaatcgaatttgttaacctggccaggcagacctaaacacacgcatggggaatgcaatcacccacgcgacttttcccctttttccccgggcatggaacaggcccaccgccctagggtgccctgcacccgtgcgtgaccatagaccagacagtggggagtatgttccatgGCCGGTTCCACCAGgcacttaagcttaccgattaccatattctcggcatgtggttaggaCGTTCAAACggttaaccaccactaccacacaccgcggccttatccattttcgctaaacagacggggtatcacgagtacaacaaccccgcccataaaccttatattgcagtgtgtagtaagcattcaactcctatgagctcgcgagtgacaggaaatcactcgacttctaccgaaccattagcatagccaactaacgacctacacatactagtgttcaagcataggtacctaggatcatacaactaaggttccaaacaattcctgcaacttaaatgcacaaataaataggaatatgaatagttgcataaatttaaaataggtagaacatgctccggggcttgccttcctgagcggagctagccttgggctcttctgaactctggttcaggtcttcagtgatttcagttagattcacttgagcttcacgctgctcactctcggactccggcaccagctcgtacgtaccgtctgggatagtagtcgaatctatatgaaatgcataagcgtgagttactttagtgataaCGATTTATTCAAAACTCCATTATAGAGTTGTAAACTAAcgcaactcaagatgatttacaaaatattctgttacatcattttgggcaatcatttatagagtaagaATCGTTATAtctgacttcacaaagtaactagggtggattttaccttttatccctatgcagcaaaagaaaggaTTTTTCTTAATTATTACTAGGataagcatgtccttatcataattaaagttacacagagattctgggtttgaaatttttatgcaaggtacatgtctgagtaacttgcctactgtgaaattttcagcccatttcatgcagcctattaaccatgaaaaataaaacaaacagctactgctagaaacaaaaatgaataTTACATGTCCATCTATGCAagtactggtaatgaaattttaactgagtgttGTCTTCCTAAATATTAGCttgccataaatttttcacaaatAAAAAAGTATTGTACCGGGCATGACAAATAGAGCAAAGTACAACTGCCGTAAAGAAAATTAATTTCCACAGGTAGTTATAATGAGTTTCAGAGGTTAAAATGTTTCTAGCAAGATAAAGTACTAAAATATCAGCTCTTCTAAAAacatcagatttttctaggcagaggaactatttttcttagTTTAGTGCATTTATTCATTACATAAAACACTTGAGTATGTTCTGCTTGGGTAAAAAGTCCCTACATTTTTCTAGAGCATCCAGGTAACAACTCAGAggcactgaaaaagtttcagcttGTGGTTAAAGGTGGAACAACTTCGAAAAACAAAACTATTTATACTAGGCATacatcaagatttaaataaactgatAGCTCGGCATGTCAACTGTCCACGAAACTTTTACCCTAggttatacatctaacatgtaccCTACTGACCAAACatggctaacaactcatgcttgtaacttgagatctaatataaagtacattttcattgtattttaaatgaagtaaaaactattgagcaaatgaaaaagtgcatgtataaaaagttgtagatctctttgcaaaaattccagaacagttgagtttgtatttttctgatgtttctacgatttttaaacgaatttacaagtttgctgtttttcaaaacaaaaagaaaaaggaaatgtaaacttgcatctaggcccctggaacaaTTTGGGGGTTCACATAACCCCTTGGCCGGAGTTgggacagaggaggcggcggcggggggtttCCCGGCAaggaggaggctcgccggcggcggcgatggcgtccAGGGGTaagagctcaccgagctctacctGTGGGTAGGTGTTGTGGTCGACGGGGATGGCCAGAGTAGGGTTGGCGGCGTAGcagcacggccggcggcggtggcgagctgcggcggctcTGGGCAGTGGAGTTTGGGTCGTCGAGCACCGGTGGGAGGTGAGGGAGCTCGTGGGCGAGTCAATTTGGGTCGAGGAAGGGCGGAAGAGGGAgttccgcggcgggcggcgttgGCGGCGGCTCTGCCCCGGCGAGCTTCGGTGGCCGGAGTGGACAGAGGAGGGGGCCGGTGAGCACCAATGGGGGGTGGGGATCCCGTTCCCGGGCTCTGTtggggcggagggaggccggagaTAGGGGCTCCGCAGTGAGGTGGTgttcggcggcggcaatggcgtgggcggcggtgtTCCAGGGCGCGGGGAGCAGAGGGGGAGCTCGGTTTGGGGTGGAAtggagaggggaggagcggaAACGCGGGGTGGCGAAGCAAAATGGGGAGGAGAGGGCTGCAGAGGGGAGCTCGGCAGGGGAGGAGTTAAGGGCGGGCGcactggcgtgggcggcggctcgtcgcgtcgccgtcgtcgcggaGTGCCAGCACTTGAGCATGGGCACAGCGAGGGCAGGCGAGCACTCGAATGCGGCGCAGGGTCAACGGCGGGGAAGGGCGTGCGTGGCGTGGCCGGGCGGCGGGGCAGCGCTGGCGCCGCGGCAGGCGCAGCGAGCTCTGGTGGCGAGGGTGCCGtgcgggcgggcggcagcgaGCAGCGTCCGGGcgcgtgcgcactcgagcgggGTAGGGGGGTCAGCGGCGCGGCAAGGCAGTGCGGCGGCAGCGAGTGCAGCGAGCTCGTGGCAGCGGTGCAGCGAGCGCACGCGCGGCGCGCTCAAGTGCCTGCGTGCGCACAGAGAGGGGAGggtcagcgagggagagagagaggagagagagaaaaggagtggagagagaaaataaaagtcAGCGGTTTGACTCAGTCCAAACTCAAGATTTTTAATTGAAACTCAAAAatttttgaacacgaaagttgttcaaaattccatttcctacaactttcctttcaggcaaaactttGTTTGAGCAACGatttgaaagttaaaatttgaattcaagtttaatgacCCCGCTCGTTTTTCGGGgttaactccaaatttcatgttgtaacttgaaaaactttgaacacgaaagttgtttatcttgtcaaactctacaactttcgttttgggcaaaagttcatttgagcaaaggggtgagagttgactttttggtgtatTTAAACGGAATTTCGGCTTTTAAGTAATCACCAAAATAGGGTTTACTGTGTCATTTGATGTTAATGGCATGtttaaacagtgctaaacaccggaggtgttacaaAATGGCTCGAGTATAGTGTAGAAAAAGATGCAGCCTTTTGCTTTGTTTGCTATGACCGTTATAACTTAACGTCCATTATATTGCGTATTAGCTATgacttttatatatatatatatttggcaTATCCATTCGcaaattcctggctccgccactgtagCCAAGTAGCGCTTGCAGTTAGATGCAGTGTATTCATGGAATATGATCTCTCTTTGTCTGATACACAATGCAAACCCTTTCTGTACCATCAGGGCTATATCATGGAATTTGATTTGGTAGATGCTTCTACACTTGGTCTGATCATATATGTGTGCACGAGCTAATGAGGTTCTTCTTTCTAGGGTATATTGCTACTTTTATAGCTACTGCCTAGAATCCTTGTACTAAGAGAACATATGCCTTGCCTTTTCTCACAAAACTCTTCAGCACCACTTACCAATGAGTTAGGTAAAGGAAAGGTTCTCCACGGAGACATCTACTGATGTTTTCATTTCTCATCGATCAGTACTTCACATTGCAAGTATGTTTGCAAGCTAATAAGATAATCTACCTAACAAATTCAAAACATGCTACAGTCTTTTTCTGATTGAGCCTAGCTAGCATGTATGTATTATTGATCTCATACTACATAtctcaggtgcaaaccaacctcttcgTGCAAATTATGAAAAGTAGTACAAGATCAATAATACATACATGCTAGCTAGATGCCTCCAGGTAGAAACTGCTCAACAAGTTGATTATGCATGTGCAGATGCCTCCAGGTTGAAACTGCTCAACAAGTTGATTGTGCATGTGCACTTATTTGTCGTATCTGTATGTGCATAGCCCCTGGAACAGTGATGCTCAGATAAGACATTTATATGGATCATCAAGCATCAACCTATGGTAGCAGAGAAAACGCTAATTATTTCAAGTACATGATCGAAGCACCTGTATAGTGGCGCATCTGTCTGTCCCTTTCCACAGAAGATAGAAAGCATAGAAAAGAAGGACATGCGGAATGCCGTGTCTCTTGCTCCCTCTCGATCACTCCATCCGATCCTCTCGTACTACACATGCGATCGAGGGGAAAGCTGGCTAACCTCTTTTGGTTACACCTATAGTTTTTTTAATCCCATTCAACTTTAATTTAACCGACACAAATAAGATCTTGGATTACCAAAGTAACatatatgaaaaaaataatCCATCAATTGGAAAGAGGAAAGGAACAAAAGAAACCAAATTCAGTGCACATGTAGTAGCTTAACCTTGCCATAGGGCTCCCATGTGTGGCTGATTCGGTCCCAAAAAGAAGTTGAAAGGAGAATTTTGTGTTAGTGGGATTGAGCATAATCGAACATGGCCTCCCTCCCTTTTTGGATTCTCTTGCAATGGCGCGTTGAGCCAGCTTTGCCTGCTAGCTGATCTTCTTTCCCTTTAAGCGATTGTTCTCTAATCATCATCCTGCCACTTGATGATCTCAAAGGCAGTTCAGTTCATGCGCTCCAATGCGATCGATTCCGCTGCCTATAATTTAGTGCTGGGACACAATTAGGTAAGTGAAGTTAGTAATGGGATGAAGCCGAACGGCTGATCAAAGCTTTGCGGCAACACTAAACAACATGAAGTCTTTTGGGGACTAATTAATTTGCTCTTGGCACTTGGGCATATGCGGATGCGGGGAGCATATATCTCGATTCGATCTACACGCCTCTTGTTTGGAGATCTGCACGCAGATTAAACCATGGCGGAAATTTGTAGTAGTACCAGTAGATGTGAAACTGCTTGTGATGAGCTCTTCACATATATCTGTCTGAAAATGGCGTACGGATGTTTGTGCATCGTAGCTTTCCGTACAACAGTGTAGGCTTGTGGAACTCAGGTCACAGTATTGCACCGACGGCTTGAAAAACTTGTGTTTAGTCGGTAGAAACGACAGTGTTCTCTTTGTAGAGATGGAGATTATCTTAGCATTAACAGGATCCAATTCCATGAACTGTAAGTACGAGGCCtcaacttgttttttttttgagcggaAGTACAAGGCCTCAACTGGGCCGTGCGCTTTTGTACATTTTTCTGGGCCAGCAGGCCTCAAATCTATGGGCACGTTCATATTCAGTCTTCTTCGTCTGGACAGCTGGGCCCGCAAATGTTAGGAGCCGCTCGGGCTACTAGTAATCAAACCATCGCTTAAAGTCcaataattattttttgttccgaaacaaaattttttgttcccgaataatttttttgtattactagaataattaaaaaattgttCTAGAACAAAATGACTATGAATCTGTTTGTTGGGCCAGTCTAGGCCCAAAAATATAAAACTTGGAGTGGGTGACAAGTCTGGTTGGGGTCACCCGCGTGTCCCCAGCAGCCCCCGCTGGGCCTCTCTGTTTTTGCTCTTCGTCAGAGGCGAATCTGGTTACGGCCCATCTTAGCTATATGGGCCTGTCCATCAGATCCGAGCGGCCGAGCACGAGGCCTGGCAGCGTATTGTCCAATTGGTGGGCCGTGTTCCGTGGCGTGCGCATTCCTCTCTAGGCCACTTGCCTTTTATTTTCAGATTACTTTGGGCCACTTGCCTGCCTGCTCTGCTTTTTGCTCCGGGCCGTGGAACCATTACCCTTTTTCTTTGTCAGACTAATTTTCATggtttctaaaaatataaaaaaggatTAATTTTCATGGTTCAGGACTCGACGTCTCCCGCTGAATCTTTCCAGCCATGGAGAGCCATCGCTGACCTTGGAAGGCCATGTGAAGAGGGATTCGATTCGGTGCGACGCGACGCGGACGCCGAAAGCAAAAAGGGATCAAATCTTGGGAAACAGTGAGACCGAGACGGCTACCGCCCGTAGGATTTCGCTAGGATCGACCGCCCTGACATCATCGCAGCAACCAGCAACAAGCAGCAGCATCTTGGAGATGACGCTGGATCAGATATCAGCCGTCCATGGAGGCACGGACGGAAGCATCGAATCGTGGAAAACGCAGTTCAGCCACTCATGAAGCAAAACCGGGGgagagaaacaaataaaaatgcctgtttttttctctcttttttttcaccaCCATGCGTCAGAGAACGACGATGCCCACATTGagcggaggcgaggcgaggaTGTGGATGGATCGGCATCGCCGAGCTGCGGCCGCCACGTCCGCAGCGCCGCTGCGCTCGCATAAGTAGAGCAGAGGACCGAGACGAGGAGCCAGCGGCGGCGACTGCGAGTCCAAGAGCGAGCGGACCCAAGCAGACCGGGCCAGGAAAGccagagggaggcggcggcggcatgtcgTGGCAGGCGTACGTGGACGACCACCTGCTCTGCGACATCGACGGCCAGCGCCTCACGGCCGCCGCTATCCTCGGCCACGATGGCGCCGTCTGGGCCCAGTCCGACGCCTTCCCGCAGGTCAGGCTCCCTCCATCGATCCCGTCCCCTCGCCGGTCCCCATTCATTTTGTCGCGATAGGGCAAGCAGGCAGATCCTTAAGCTGATTGTCGTGGACGCCGATGTTTCCTTCACTCCGGTAATTGAGATAATTGAGATCGTCTCGGGTGCAGGTTGCTAGTGTATTTGTGCGTCAACTCCTTCAGTTTCGTCAGAGAACTTCAAGTCTTGGCATAGTGGCAAAGGGAAGATCGATCGATCAACCAATACCAGTGCAATTTTATAAATCTCCTTGTTGTGCCTATTCTGATTTAAGCATTATGTGCTTCAACtatgaaaaaattatgaattttgTTGTAGGGATGTTTCTACCTTTTTTTACTGACAAAGGCACATGTCAATCTTTTAACAGTTATTAGTAAAAAAAACCATCAACCCAGCTACATAAAAGCTGCCCTCTTTGAACTTGTTTAcaaatatttcaagtttatttatACTAATTGTTTGTGTCTACCTTTACTGAACTTTATAAAATCTGCTATTTCAATAGTTTAAGCAAATGGTTAGGGGAGAATCTCCTGTTTATAGCAAAGAGGTAGGACAATGGTGTATTCCACACCCCAATAGGTTTTTTGTATcatttttcgcgaccgtgcctgagcacgtttttcattaaagGCTTTTTGTATCCTGATGatcattttcttattcttttgcAACTTATATGCCTAATTTCTGGAAACACAAACAGAAATGTTTGCGATGTATGTTAACTTCTAAGATGCTTCGTGCTAATTCCCATTTCagttcctaaaaatattttcaaattttttatttatttatttttgaaaaggagttttatttatttttattgaaACACTCTTATGAATATTTAAATCTGCATTTTGTAGGTCAAACCTGAAGAAATCATTGCAATAATGAATGACTTCAGTGAGCCAGGCTCTCTAGCACCCACTGGTTTATACCTGGGGGCTAGCAAATACATGGTTATCCAAGGTGAACCTGGAGCTGTCATTCGAGGGAAGAAGGTTATGAGTTTGGGTTCCATTTCTTATTGTATGGCATATAATATTAAGATGCACTATTCGGTTAAAATTGATGGCCTCCTTTTTCACAAGTCAACGCTACATCGCTAGTTTCCACCAAAGGAACAATTTTGTAGCAAAGTTCAGTTGACAATTGACATATGTAGAAAATTGAACAGAGCAGACTCCTTATGGATTTACAATGCAAATAAGTTAATACAGAAATAGCAAAGGACATTGGAGCATTAAACTTATtcatatctattatcttattatttggtcaacaaacggagcctccacattcgctctcaaagcctaaaaattcccacattaatcggagaaaataaaataaaatctaaattacccaccactgccattataataaaattagtCAAAAATACCCCTTATcaagaaaataagagaaatttaaattacccaccactgacATTATCATAAAATTAGTAAAAAATACcccaaacggagcctccacattcGTTCTCAAGatttagaaattctcacgttaatcggagaaaataaaagaaatctaaattacccaccactgtcattataataaaattagtCAAAAATACCCCTTATcgagaaaataagagaaattcAAATTATCCACCACTGTCATTATAATAAAGTTAGTAAAAAATACCACTTATCTTATTAGCCAGGCTCACCGCAACCAATATACGTAACATGCGGCACATGAATACGTTAACCACAGATCTAAACAGAATAGGAAAATAGGTTGATGCCATCATCATGTTTTTATAAATGAGATAGATTtaccttttttaaaaaatctaaACAGAACTCATACGAGGAGAATAGGTTGACTTTATAAAAGCAATATGTAGAACTCGCCGCCAGAGTTCCATAACGTGGCTCGCCTCTGCACAAATGTAACCTTATATAAtatctagccgcgcaaatgcgcgggtaaCCCAcctagttatatatatattgattGGAGAATTAGAATGGCATCCTCTCGTTCCCGGCAGTTGTTGTCCTGGGCCTTTATTTCACCTATCCTTGTGGCTTGGGCCTTTTGTCTGATATAGTATTAGGTGAGCTCGTTTCTGCAGTTGTAGGTCATATCTTCTTAAGGTAGCAACTCCCATCACGAATTATAGATTCTGGTGTTTTAGCCATCTTCTGGCTTCCTCTTGTTTTTGCCAAATCTGATGAGCGATGCACTCAATGCCCGGGGGTTTCTTCCCCCCGCAGGCCAAGTTTATTTTGATGAGCGATGCACCAGAGAGGTGGTCAatcaaagtaaaaaaaaatatttattttgaggaAGAAAAAGTAATTCCAGACAGAATTTATGACCCCTACCTCCAGGAACCAGACTAAGTAGACTCTTTATTTCAAAAGATAGGTGTTTCCTGTCCAATGAATTTGAATGTTACCTGTAAGCTATATTGATTTGGGCTCTGTCccatgtttttttattttttgcagGGACCAGGCGGGGTTACAATCAAGAAGACCAATCTAGCCATAACCATTGGGATCTATGAGGAACCAATGACTCCTGGACAGTGCAACATGGTTGTGGAGAGGCTTGGTGATTACCTTGTAGATCAGGGCTTCTAAACCCAAAATTTGTAATTTGTGACAGCCGGGTTTGTGTTTGCTGAAATATGCCATCTATCCCATGAATAACTAGCAAATGTTTGGACGAATACTGAACACCGGTGGTTCCTCGTTGTATTGCAACGGCTTCCAACATTCCATGGGGTTTTTTGAGGTCTACCCTCTTACTGGAGCTTACTATTTTGACGTCAGGTTTAAAAAACAGTTCATCTGTACTCATAAGCATGGAATGTCATCTTTTCTCATCGGTATTCAGAACATTTATCAGAATGTTTCACAGAACATTTATCTCATTAATTGCGTGTTTCTGTTGCTCCAGGGGCCTCAGCGTACCATGCCTCTTAAATCCAGCAGGCAGAACGAATCGCATGGCATCCTATTGTGGGGGAGTCACATGGATCGCGTCGCTCCCTGGTAGCCTGAATCCTGGCGGCTCGCTGAGCATCCCATTGTGTAGCAGCCAGCAGCCCAGCAGCATGTTTTTGGATTCGAAACAGGGCGTGAAATTACGTGCCCTGAGACGGACTGAACCTCGTGCTTTGGAATAAATTCCCTCACCGGATAGAAAGCAGGATCTGAGGGAGGCACAGCCTGACATTCCCAGAGCCAATTGTGACGTCCTCATCCTTCAGAAACAGTGCGCAGATCGTCAGATcagattctctctctctctctctctctctctctctctctctctctctctctctctctctctctccccattgcttctttgtacagcacagtcccccccccccctctccctcAGAAACAATGCTCAATGGCAGCCGCAACGCAGATCGTTTGAATTCTGGCATGCAGGGCAACCAACTATAACTGTCAGAATGGCGTGTTGAGGCATCAGTGACATGCTGTTCTAGAAACCGAAAGCTTTCCTTTTGCAAAAATGCTAGCACCTGTTTGTGGTTGTGGGCGCGGCGGTGCCCATGTATGAGGAAATTTCAATACAAAATCTGTTCTTGCCTTCGAAGGTTTCAACAAAGCTTCGTTCCAAACTTCCAATCCTCGCGTCTTTACCATCCCTGAGTACGTTTTCAGTGCCCCTGCGATGGCGTCTACTGTTAGAATCATAGCAGGGAGAATCTCTCGATCCTTTCGCTCTGAAGAAACGCCTGCCCTGTTGCCCGCTGCGtgatctgaattctgaaactaACTGTAAGCACTGTCTTGGTAGCAATCTTGTAAATGCGGAGGTCCTCCAGGCAGGCTGCAGCGTACGTGGAATTCCCCGGGCTTCGAAACCCGCACCGCAGGCTTGAGCTCGGCAGACGGCAGCGATTCAAACGCCTTGCCTGAGGAACAGCCGTTTGAATCGTTCCCGCGAAATGTGTTGGCGCTGCCACCCTGATGAGGATGGTGGTCCATATCAGACCCCAGAGGTAAGAGCAAATGAGCCTGGGGTGATGGGGAGCCCTCGAGATTTTAATTGGGAATCAATGTGCCTGACCACGGCCGGGCTAGAGCAATGATGGTGGAGGGAGCGCAGGAGGATCGGCCGGCTCAGTTCAGGTGTTCCCCTCCCTCTGAACAGGCTGCTGGCTCGCGTACACTACACCCTGATCGATGCCTACAGGATTCTACAGGTTTCAGATCTCGAGAGCCGTGGGTTCAGGCACGGCGCGCCCTCGGGGTGGCACGGGCCgtgcggcggcctcggcgccggcttcaggccccgccggcgccgcgggttGTCTTTGCCGTGCTCTGCGCCGCCCATGATGCGCGGATGGGCGGCTGCAGGCACCCGCTGCCGTCAGCAGTGGCGATCCATGGCTTTATTGGGCACGTAAATCCAGCTCCATCCATGGCTTTGAAAACGCTCCGTACCACGTCAGGGTACATAGTTTTCACTGTCCGGGCCTCCGGCATCCGATTTATTTACAGGTACGGGCAGAGTTCAGTCAATCTTTCAAGAAATTCACCGCTCGTTTTCACCGAAGATCGTGGAGTCAATTCCCTGTGTGCCATTGAAGAATTGAGGTCATCCCTTATGTGCCATTGGAAATTAACCCATCCCTTGTATGCCATCGTTTATAATTTTTCATCCCCTACATGCCATTGCCGTTAAGTTTCCTAACAGAGCCGTTGGATCTCGCGAGACGCTCTCCCCCTGCTCCCGTCCCTGCCCCGGCGGCAGCTCCGTGCGCGCCTCCCTCCCCGGCCGGCCACCCTCCGCTCGCACCGGCCGAGGCGAGCAGGgccgagcgcgcgcggcggccatggcggaggagtcgaggcggcggcgggcctccctCCCCGGCCGGCCACCCTCCGCTCGCACCGGCTGCGGCGAGCAGGgccgagcgcgcgcggcggccgcggcccttGCTCCCCGTccctgccccggcggccgctccgtgcgcgcgggcggccggccgtccctgcccctgccccccgGCGGCGGAGCCTCCCTGGTAGagctcgcggcggagctccgtGCGCCCGTCCTTGgcccggccatggcgcggcggtggaTGCCCATCTCGTCCCCATCGcattcctccctcctcctcctctctctctctctctcacggaGGCCAtgccgcggcggtggaggcccgcccgcgcggcggaggccatggcgcgcCAGTGCCCCGCCAGCAGGAttcgcgcgcggcggccatggcggaggagtcgaggcggcggcggggctccctccccggccggccaccctccgctcgcgccggccgcggcgagcagggccgggcgcgcgtggcggccgcggcccttgctccctccgcttgcgccggccgcggcgagcagggccgggcgcgcggggcggccgcggcccttgctccctccgcttgcgccggccgcggcgtgcAGGGCCGGGCGCGCGTCGCTCAGCAACGGCGGGGCGGAGTAGCTCGGCAACAGCGGCGCGGAGCGGCATCGGGAACGGCGGGCCGGAGCGGCTCGACAGCGGCGCGCGCGGTAGGGCTCGAGCGGCTGCGCAGCGCTGCGGTGGTAGAGCACTGCACTGCGGCGTGCGTCATCGGTCTGTTAGGAAACTTAACGGCAATGGCATGTAGGGGATGAAAAATTATAAACGATGGCATACAAGGGATGAGTTAATTTCCAATGGCACATAAGGGATCACCTCA contains:
- the LOC120705734 gene encoding profilin codes for the protein MSWQAYVDDHLLCDIDGQRLTAAAILGHDGAVWAQSDAFPQVKPEEIIAIMNDFSEPGSLAPTGLYLGASKYMVIQGEPGAVIRGKKGPGGVTIKKTNLAITIGIYEEPMTPGQCNMVVERLGDYLVDQGF